A single genomic interval of Daucus carota subsp. sativus chromosome 1, DH1 v3.0, whole genome shotgun sequence harbors:
- the LOC135150927 gene encoding uncharacterized protein LOC135150927: MNVDCFRCGQKGHYSTECRVQNPGITCHKCGKVGHVANNCRSNIQTSVGGSSCQGPVNSTARARTFKMTKKSTPQDSDVVAGTLSLNFVPVKVLFDSGASKSFISKGCVSRMDLMLEDLPESLTIEVANQDKFSVSQFCPKCQLEILGHSFLADLIPFELGEFDVILGMDWLSLYKVKIDCKKKKVIIFTEDNEKVVFQGQRQEKKFLSIMQVKKLLRQGCEAYLAHVLDTKKETPKLEEIPVVRDVESPISDGPNRDERIG, from the exons ATGAATGTGGATTGCTTCAGGTGCGGGCAGAAGGGTCATTACTCGACAGAATGCAGGGTACAGAATCCAGGAATAACCTGTCACAAGTGTGGTAAGGTGGGTCATGTGGCCAACAATTGTAGGAGCAATATTCAGACTAGTGTTGGAGGCAGCTCGTGTCAGGGACCAGTTAATAGTACTGCGAGGGCCAGAACCTTTAAGATGACCAAGAAGTCTACCCCTCAAGATTCCGATGTAGTTGCAGGTACGCTTTCTCTTAACTTTGTACCTGTTAAAGTTTTGTTTGATTCTGGAGCATCCAAGTCATTTATATCTAAGGGTTGTGTAAGTAGAATGGATCTAATGTTGGAAGATTTACCTGAGTCTTTAACCATAGAAGTGGCCAATCAGGATAAGTTCTCAGTAAGCCAGTTTTGCCCCAAGTGTCAACTAGAAATCTTAGGCCATTCCTTTCTAGCTGATTTGATACCCTTTGAGTTAGGAGAATTTGATGTGATCTTAGGAATGGATTGGTTGTCTCTATATAAGGTGAAGATTGattgcaagaaaaagaaggtgATTATATTTACAGAGGACAATGAAAAGGTTGTTTTTCAAGGACAGagacaagaaaagaaatttCTCTCGATTATGCAAGTAAAGAAACTGCTAAGACAAGGTTGTGAAGCTTATCTAGCCCATGTTCTGGATACCAAGAAGGAAACCCCAAAATTAGAAGAGATTCCTGTAGTAAGAGA TGTCGAAAGCCCCATATCGGATGGCCCCAAtagagatgaaagaattggctaA
- the LOC135151046 gene encoding uncharacterized protein LOC135151046, which produces MQQQTFHRGPNQTTSFKTFQSVKPPEFKGEMNPVAASLWLKEMEKAFTLTQVSDELKTEYASYFLKNEANYWWESTRALEGEGPVEWTRFTELFLNKYFPSSLANQMEIEFLELNQGGKSVTEYENKFTELARLVPVYVSTESQKAKRFQQKLKPKIRSGVVALRLTTYTSVVQAALVI; this is translated from the coding sequence ATGCAACAACAGACCTTTCATAGGGGGCCAAATCAGACCACTAGTTTCAAGACTTTTCAGTCAGTGAAGCCCCCGGAGTTTAAAGGTGAGATGAATCCCGTAGCTGCAAGTCTGTGGCTTAAAGAAATGGAGAAAGCCTTCACTTTGACCCAGGTAAGTGATGAGCTTAAAACCGAGTATGCTAGTTACTTCCTTAAGAATGAAGCTAATTATTGGTGGGAGTCTACTCGGGCATTAGAAGGAGAAGGTCCTGTTGAATGGACCAGATTTACAGAGTTGTTTTTGAATAAGTATTTCCCGAGTAGTTTGGCGAATCAAATGGAAATTGAATTTTTGGAGTTGAATCAAGGAGGAAAGAGTGTGACTGAGTATGAGAACAAGTTTACAGAACTTGCCCGTTTAGTGCCAGTATATGTAAGCACAGAGTCTCAGAAAGCTAAAAGGTTTCAGCAAAAGTTGAAGCCTAAGATTAGGAGTGGAGTTGTAGCTTTACGACTCACTACATATACCTCGGTGGTCCAGGCTGCCTTAGTGATATAA